A genomic stretch from Arachis stenosperma cultivar V10309 chromosome 3, arast.V10309.gnm1.PFL2, whole genome shotgun sequence includes:
- the LOC130965928 gene encoding uncharacterized protein LOC130965928 yields MADEPMPTRWSFQDFKLNYDAMFGRKKVVENGEAADKAVGNGNSLNHASNGNLQAKRSSDMTIFEQFQSQGQNPAQTNGFSPNHGDERPQKSLLPPFESAEMRALAESLSRDIIRGSPNVKWESIKGLGNAKLLLKEAVVMPIKYPKYFTGLLSPWKGILLFGPPGTGKTMLAKAVATECQTTFFNISASSVVSKWRGDSEKLIKVLFELARHHAPSTIFLDEIDAIISQRGEARSEHEASRRLKTELLIQMDGLAKTDELVFVLAATNLPWELDAAMLRRLEKRILVPLPEPEARRSMFEELLPPQPDEEEIPYDLLVERTEGYSGSDIRLLCKETAMQPLRRLMSQLEQRQEVVPEEELPKVGPIRYEDIEAALKNTRPSAHLHAHKYEKFNADYGSQILH; encoded by the exons aTGGCCGATGAACCAATGCCCACTCGCTGGTCCTTCCAG gaCTTCAAATTGAATTATGATGCGATGTTTGGGAGGAAGAAAGTGGTGGAGAATGGTGAGGCTGCTGATAAAGCTGTTGGTAATGGAAACTCATTGAACCATGCATCCAACGGCAATCTGCAAGCTAAAAGATCATCTGATATGACAATCTTTGAGCAGTTTCAGAGCCAG GGGCAGAATCCTGCGCAGACAAATGGCTTTTCACCAAACCATGGGGACGAAAGGCC GCAAAAGTCTTTGCTTCCACCTTTTGAATCTGCAGAGATGCGTGCTTTAGCAGAGAGCTTAAGTAG GGATATAATTCGTGGGAGTCCAAATGTGAAGTGGGAAAGCATCAAGGGGTTAGGGAATGCCAAACTTTTGCTAAAAGAGGCTGTTGTGATGCCAATTAAGTATCCCAA GTACTTTACTGGTCTGTTATCTCCATGGAAAGGCATTCTCCTTTTTGGCCCACCAGGGACAGGAAAG ACAATGCTTGCAAAGGCTGTTGCAACAGAGTGCCAGACTacattttttaatatttcaGCATCATCTGTTGTCAGCAAATGGCGAG GTGATTCCGAGAAGTTGATAAAGGTGTTATTTGAGCTTGCAAGACACCATGCCCCCTCAACCATATTTCTTGATGAAATTGATGCAATCATTAGTCAACGCGGTGAAGCACGCAGTGAACATGAAGCAAGTAGACGACTAAAAACTGAACTACTCATACAG ATGGACGGTTTGGCCAAGACTGATGAGCTTGTTTTTGTTTTGGCGGCAACAAATCTTCCCTGGGAATTGGATGCAGCCATGCTCCGCCGTCTTGAGAAGCGA ATCCTTGTACCACTCCCAGAACCAGAAGCAAGAAGATCCATGTTCGAGGAACTCCTTCCTCCACAGCCTGATGAGGAAGAGATCCCCTATGATTTGCTAGTGGAGCGGACCGAAGGATATTCAGGGTCAGATATCCGGTTACTCTGCAAAGAGACAGCAATGCAGCCTTTGAGACGCCTAATGTCTCAACTTGAACAGAGACAAGAGGTGGTACCGGAAGAAG AGTTGCCAAAAGTTGGGCCAATCAGGTATGAAGATATAGAAGCAGCATTGAAAAACACAAGGCCATCTGCTCACCTGCATGCCCATAAATATGAAAAGTTTAATGCTGATTATGGCAGTCAAATACTTCACTGA
- the LOC130967273 gene encoding putative F-box protein At3g29830, whose product MAKKETDKISSLPEELLLNIVSSLPFKEAAKTCILSKKWLKMWQSTNTVNNNQLECNNVEVPQRKAFKNFIKIWITLHKNHHLHDKFTLRVSPPSNCCDIVGAYVDFAVEDGVKDLELDFAEAQWEDEHPEENIHDASVEFPRHLYENKKLHQKLESLKLHSCSFETKNFAKFVALKDVTLAWIPLKLESIRTLLSTCEWMESLSLKNCWDIESFDVKKLKLKKLVIDRCIIGTDYIGFEAPNLKVFKYCGTVPPVSEVKVEAGTIEEADLDLSPMDEFFECGNELQNFLQDFFAVNVLTVCSVILQVIPSGDEPVRLPGGLRVRHLKMKIQMHPQEFCGFLWFLNSCRRLTKVTIDLHHCNILSEYEAPYDVDLKNFWKRLPVPTCFRRSLREVEMNGFIATSDQLYACSYFISAASILRKLSINVLNNKNDDPHTVEMRRILASQLLHIPKASRNLAIIIR is encoded by the exons ATGGCAAAAAAAGAAACCGACAAAATTTCTTCATTACCCGAAGAGCTTCTTCTCAACATTGTTTCCTCGCTTCCTTTCAAAGAAGCAGCGAAAACATGTATCCTCTccaagaagtggttgaagatgtGGCAATCTACCAACACAGTGAACAACAACCAACTCGAATGCAACAACGTTGAAGTACCGCAAAGGAAGGCTTTCAAGAACTTCATCAAGATCTGGATCACATTGCACAAAAACCACCATCTCCACGACAAATTCACCCTCAGGGTTTCCCCTCCTTCGAACTGCTGTGACATCGTTGGAGCCTACGTCGATTTTGCCGTAGAGGACGGCGTGAAAGATTTGGAACTCGATTTCGCCGAAGCGCAGTGGGAGGACGAACATCCTGAAGAGAATATCCACGATGCCTCGGTTGAATTTCCGAGACACCTTTACGAGAACAAGAAACTGCACCAGAAGCTCGAGAGTTTGAAACTGCACTCGTGCAGTTTCGAAACAAAAAATTTCGCCAAGTTTGTGGCACTGAAAGATGTGACTCTTGCTTGGATTCCGTTGAAATTGGAATCGATTAGGACGCTGTTATCGACGTGCGAGTGGATGGAGAGTTTGAGCCTGAAGAACTGTTGGGATATTGAATCGTTTGATGTAAAGAAATTGAAACTGAAGAAGTTGGTGATTGATAGGTGCATAATTGGAACCGATTATATTGGTTTTGAGGCGCCAAATTTGAAGGTTTTCAAGTACTGTGGTACAGTGCCGCCGGTGTCTGAAGTAAAGGTGGAAGCTGGTACCATAGAGGAGGCAGATCTTGATTTAAGCCCCATGGATGAGTTCTTTGAATGTGGCAACGAACTTCAGAATTTTCTTCAAGATTTCTTTGCGGTCAATGTTCTTACAGTTTGCAGCGTGATTCTTCAG GTGATTCCTTCGGGAGATGAACCGGTGAGGCTACCAGGGGGTTTAAGGGTGAGACACTTGAAGATGAAAATCCAAATGCATCCTCAAGAATTTTGCGGATTCCTTTGGTTTCTCAACAGTTGTCGTAGGTTGACCAAAGTTACCATAGACCTTCACCACTGCAATATCCTCTCC GAATATGAAGCTCCTTATGATGTGGATCTTAAGAATTTCTGGAAGAGGTTGCCAGTGCCAACTTGCTTCAGAAGAAGTCTCAGGGAAGTAGAAATGAATGGGTTTATAGCAACAAGCGACCAACTCTATGCATGCTCCTATTTCATCAGTGCGGCTTCAATTTTGAGGAAGCTCAGCATCAATGTTTTGAATAACAAGAATGATGACCCTCACACGGTGGAGATGCGTCGTATTTTAGCATCGCAATTGCTCCATATTCCAAAGGCTTCAAGAAATTTGGCCATAATAATTCGTTGA